One window of the Agrobacterium larrymoorei genome contains the following:
- a CDS encoding carbohydrate ABC transporter permease, with amino-acid sequence MKTTVPDRSAAMVGSDLQSERLRSAWLFLAPTFLVLALVAGWPLVRTVWFSLTDASLTNLSDAEFVGLKNYISWITLSSGRTVYRGLLADPVFWGAAWNTVKFTILSVSLETVLGLIVALVLNAEFKGRGLVRAAILIPWAIPTIVSARMWSWMLNDQFGILNDMMLSLGLISQKIAWTANPETAMTAVLIVDVWKTTPFMALLILAGLQMVPKDMYEAAKVDGIHPIKVFLRVTLPMIRPALMVAVIFRMLDAMRVFDLIYILTPNNAQTRTLSVLARENLFDFDKFAYGAAVSTMLFLIIASITIVYMWLGRVNTDGGAR; translated from the coding sequence ATGAAAACAACTGTCCCTGATCGATCAGCGGCGATGGTCGGCTCCGACCTGCAGTCGGAGCGGCTGCGCTCAGCCTGGCTGTTCCTCGCCCCGACCTTTCTCGTGCTCGCTCTTGTCGCGGGCTGGCCTCTCGTCAGAACCGTCTGGTTCAGCCTAACGGACGCCTCTCTGACCAACCTTTCCGACGCCGAGTTCGTCGGCCTCAAGAATTACATTTCGTGGATTACGCTCAGCAGTGGCCGCACCGTGTATCGTGGCCTCTTGGCAGATCCGGTTTTCTGGGGTGCGGCGTGGAATACGGTGAAATTCACCATCCTCTCTGTGTCGCTTGAGACCGTCCTCGGTCTTATTGTTGCGCTGGTGCTCAATGCCGAGTTCAAGGGTCGAGGCCTCGTGCGTGCCGCGATCCTCATTCCCTGGGCCATTCCCACAATCGTCTCGGCACGCATGTGGTCCTGGATGCTGAACGACCAGTTCGGCATTCTGAACGACATGATGCTGAGCCTTGGCCTCATCAGCCAGAAGATCGCATGGACCGCCAATCCCGAAACGGCGATGACCGCCGTGCTGATTGTGGATGTGTGGAAGACAACGCCCTTCATGGCGCTGCTCATTCTCGCAGGTCTACAGATGGTGCCGAAGGATATGTATGAGGCCGCCAAGGTCGATGGCATTCATCCGATCAAGGTTTTCCTGCGGGTTACGCTTCCGATGATCCGTCCGGCACTCATGGTCGCTGTTATTTTCCGCATGCTGGATGCGATGCGCGTCTTTGACCTCATCTACATTCTGACGCCTAACAATGCGCAGACGCGCACCCTGTCGGTGCTGGCACGCGAAAACCTCTTCGACTTCGACAAGTTCGCCTATGGGGCTGCTGTCTCGACGATGCTGTTTCTCATCATCGCCTCGATCACCATCGTCTATATGTGGCTTGGCCGCGTCAACACCGATGGAGGCGCAAGATGA
- a CDS encoding ThuA domain-containing protein produces the protein MTINTVVWGENIHEHINETVRAVYPNGMHNAIADALNKDPEINATTATLQEPEHGLSQERLDQTDVLVWWGHKDHGAVQDEIVERVAKRVWEGMGLIVLHSGHFSKPFKRLMGTPCALKWREAGERERIWTINPRHPIAAGLPEHFELENEEMYGEQFSVPEPLETVFISWFQGGEVFRSGLTWRRGAGNIFYFRPGHETYPTYHDDNIQKVISNSVKWAYNPVGALKSIHDAPNVPVDKALEPIEERGPKLHKAGEAGYR, from the coding sequence ATGACCATCAACACCGTCGTCTGGGGCGAAAACATCCACGAGCATATCAATGAAACGGTTCGTGCTGTTTATCCCAACGGCATGCACAATGCGATCGCCGATGCCCTGAACAAGGACCCGGAGATCAACGCGACAACCGCAACCCTGCAGGAGCCGGAACATGGGCTTTCGCAGGAAAGGCTGGACCAGACCGACGTGCTGGTCTGGTGGGGCCATAAGGACCATGGCGCCGTTCAGGACGAGATTGTCGAGCGTGTCGCCAAGCGCGTCTGGGAAGGCATGGGCCTCATCGTTCTCCACTCCGGTCACTTCTCCAAGCCGTTCAAGCGACTGATGGGAACCCCTTGCGCGTTGAAATGGCGCGAGGCGGGCGAGCGCGAGCGTATCTGGACCATCAATCCCCGACATCCGATCGCTGCCGGCCTGCCGGAGCATTTCGAACTGGAAAACGAGGAAATGTACGGGGAGCAGTTCTCCGTGCCAGAACCGCTGGAAACCGTGTTCATTTCGTGGTTCCAGGGGGGCGAGGTGTTCCGCTCCGGTCTCACCTGGCGCCGTGGTGCGGGCAACATCTTCTATTTCCGTCCGGGGCATGAAACATATCCCACCTACCACGACGACAACATCCAGAAGGTCATCAGCAATTCGGTCAAGTGGGCCTACAATCCGGTGGGCGCGTTGAAGAGCATCCACGATGCGCCGAACGTTCCAGTCGATAAGGCGCTCGAACCCATCGAGGAGCGTGGTCCCAAACTGCACAAGGCTGGTGAAGCAGGTTACAGGTAA
- a CDS encoding GumC family protein: MAMNQGVVDGADYREPTHGPENLLRLVALLWRNILVILLSGLLLAAAAFGVSLLIPNYYTATTQILLDPEGSRILESDLTAQPRAVDSHVLNQQYLLTSNELLIRVVEKENLQNDPEFGAFNAKYTDSKSRTQLAVDRLRKAESVAIVGKSFIVNVTVKSSSPEQAAKIANAIADTYLELRSEMNADTLKRTGGGLSAQLEQLRKAVEDGDRAVQAYRATHNLANVAGRPDIEQQISDTNAEIARLSGTIAENEALVSELRQARNDRQYLRSVPDSSLTPSIISLRARYQQSQEEQAVLATSLGAQHPALQAARARTQSLATILDDQLRNFSTTTSRNLDRLKNQLALLQANLDRLTRAQNGEESTMVQLRELQRKLDSDRAVYESFLLRTRQLSEQQGTPTENSRIISVAEAPLQKAGPPRTLIATGAGLFGMILAAGILVLRDQFGGRNTAIVAANPSARQSLQEDEA; the protein is encoded by the coding sequence ATGGCGATGAATCAGGGTGTGGTGGACGGGGCGGACTATCGCGAACCCACGCATGGACCGGAAAACCTGCTGCGGCTCGTCGCTCTTTTGTGGCGCAATATCCTCGTCATTCTTTTAAGCGGACTGCTCCTGGCAGCTGCCGCCTTTGGCGTATCGCTGCTCATCCCCAATTATTACACGGCAACGACGCAGATCCTGCTCGATCCGGAAGGCTCCCGGATTCTGGAAAGCGACTTGACCGCCCAGCCGCGCGCGGTCGATTCTCACGTGCTGAACCAGCAATATCTGCTGACATCGAATGAGCTTCTGATCCGGGTCGTCGAAAAGGAAAATCTACAGAATGATCCGGAATTCGGCGCATTCAATGCCAAATATACCGACAGCAAAAGCCGCACCCAGCTTGCCGTCGACAGATTGCGTAAGGCCGAGTCGGTCGCGATTGTCGGGAAGAGCTTTATCGTCAACGTCACTGTGAAATCCAGCAGCCCGGAGCAGGCGGCGAAGATCGCCAATGCTATTGCCGATACCTATTTGGAACTCCGTTCGGAAATGAATGCCGACACACTGAAGCGCACGGGCGGCGGTTTGTCGGCGCAGTTGGAGCAACTGCGCAAGGCGGTGGAGGATGGCGATCGCGCCGTTCAGGCTTACAGAGCGACCCACAACCTCGCCAATGTCGCCGGCCGCCCTGATATCGAGCAGCAGATCTCCGATACCAATGCGGAGATCGCGCGTCTTTCCGGCACGATTGCAGAGAACGAAGCACTGGTCTCCGAACTGAGACAGGCCCGTAACGACCGGCAATATCTCCGATCGGTTCCCGATTCCTCGCTCACCCCATCGATCATTTCGCTGAGAGCACGTTACCAGCAAAGCCAGGAGGAGCAGGCCGTTCTCGCGACCTCGCTCGGCGCGCAGCATCCAGCACTTCAGGCCGCCAGGGCAAGAACCCAGTCGCTTGCCACCATCCTGGACGACCAACTCCGCAATTTCTCCACCACGACATCACGCAATCTCGACCGGTTGAAAAATCAACTGGCCCTTCTTCAGGCCAACCTCGATCGACTGACCCGCGCTCAAAACGGCGAAGAAAGCACGATGGTGCAACTGCGTGAGCTTCAGCGAAAGCTCGACAGCGATCGTGCCGTCTATGAGTCCTTCCTGCTGCGAACCCGTCAGCTTTCCGAACAGCAGGGCACGCCGACGGAGAACTCGCGGATCATCTCGGTTGCCGAGGCACCTCTTCAGAAGGCTGGTCCGCCGAGAACCTTGATCGCCACCGGTGCCGGACTATTTGGTATGATCCTGGCGGCCGGCATTCTGGTGCTGCGCGACCAGTTCGGTGGACGGAACACAGCGATCGTTGCCGCTAACCCCTCCGCTCGTCAGTCGCTTCAAGAGGACGAAGCCTGA
- a CDS encoding substrate-binding domain-containing protein translates to MKLKEFAEQVGLSPTTVSRALGGYPEVRQETRERVMEAARRLGYRPNANAVRLVTGRAGAIGVVMGRSGGGHFFSEFMGGMAARLEGQETDILVSVAIDNNLDEELAIFNRLAASGKVDGIVVHSPRPADERIALLHRLGVPFIVHGRSKTSFPHAWLDIDNRDVTYRPTMHFLERGHRRIAMINGPKGRTFVNDREQGFSDALSEYGLSPDPKLMMNEHFSEETAFRFARALLEQPSRPTAFVAGAMMTAQGVYRAATQLGLVIGKDVSVIAHDDVFPYLTPESMLPPLSTTRSSMRMAGMRVTELLLQIISGRPVQECQELWPVELILRQSTGAPA, encoded by the coding sequence ATGAAGCTCAAGGAATTCGCAGAACAGGTTGGCCTTTCTCCAACGACAGTCAGCCGTGCACTTGGAGGCTATCCAGAGGTTCGTCAGGAAACCCGCGAGCGGGTGATGGAGGCTGCGCGCAGACTTGGCTATCGCCCCAATGCCAATGCCGTGCGGCTTGTCACAGGACGCGCAGGCGCCATCGGCGTGGTCATGGGCCGCAGCGGCGGCGGTCACTTTTTTTCCGAATTCATGGGCGGCATGGCCGCGCGCCTGGAAGGGCAGGAAACCGATATTCTCGTCAGCGTCGCCATCGACAACAATCTCGATGAGGAACTGGCAATCTTCAACCGTCTGGCGGCAAGCGGCAAGGTAGATGGCATCGTCGTCCATTCACCCCGCCCGGCGGATGAGCGCATCGCTCTGCTCCATCGGCTCGGCGTTCCCTTCATCGTCCACGGTCGATCGAAGACGTCCTTCCCACATGCCTGGCTCGATATCGACAATCGCGACGTCACCTATCGCCCCACCATGCATTTCCTCGAACGCGGACACCGGCGCATTGCGATGATCAATGGGCCCAAGGGCCGAACATTCGTTAACGACCGCGAACAGGGTTTCAGCGACGCGCTTTCGGAATACGGGCTCTCGCCCGACCCGAAGCTGATGATGAACGAGCATTTCAGCGAGGAAACGGCCTTTCGATTCGCCCGCGCGCTTCTGGAGCAACCATCGCGCCCCACGGCCTTCGTGGCCGGCGCGATGATGACGGCTCAAGGCGTCTATCGCGCCGCCACGCAATTGGGTCTCGTCATCGGCAAGGACGTGTCCGTCATCGCTCATGACGACGTGTTTCCCTACTTGACGCCTGAGAGCATGCTGCCGCCGCTCTCCACCACACGCTCGTCCATGCGGATGGCGGGCATGCGCGTGACCGAACTTCTGCTTCAGATCATCTCCGGTAGGCCGGTGCAGGAATGCCAGGAATTGTGGCCGGTGGAACTGATCCTGCGTCAGTCCACAGGCGCCCCCGCCTGA
- a CDS encoding lipopolysaccharide biosynthesis protein, giving the protein MTDNRHLAVKRLPFWNKRLGATGLSILFNTGLRGSTLVLRFALSFYIVKFMGLEAAGIYGLALGVVTTAPAILGWGLNYFIARDVSGKSNGVTGAYMKSRLAVTIASLSLMTLLAVVAAFTLDYPVKPLYVVILIIVWLETISCDIHMPLISKEMASAANMLFFLRTTSWVLPVIALGLAFPTFRNIETVFVGWSLGYLGMFAGLFYFLRHWPLARIAKVPVRYDWIKSRMRRSWMIHISEICNVGLVYADRYIVSLLLTLSLTGVYTFYWSLANALQTLISTAVLQIAIPKLFKAYNDGSAEEWRRMMVRQFAKTAIAGLILGVAIFVAGRVVVEVMNMPALAEHEGVFALLLLTAAVRACTDLMGFGMSSLRKDGHYAVVNLSSVIISIGMSFLLISTLGFMGAGLAALVSALITASVSAFMLWRASRNI; this is encoded by the coding sequence TTGACAGATAATAGGCATCTGGCGGTGAAGCGCCTCCCATTCTGGAACAAGCGCCTCGGAGCGACGGGGCTCAGCATTCTCTTCAATACGGGACTTCGCGGATCGACGCTCGTTCTGCGCTTCGCACTTTCCTTCTATATCGTTAAGTTCATGGGGCTGGAGGCGGCGGGCATCTATGGCCTGGCGCTCGGCGTCGTCACCACCGCGCCGGCAATCCTCGGATGGGGACTCAACTACTTCATCGCCCGCGATGTCAGCGGTAAATCGAACGGCGTGACCGGCGCTTACATGAAGTCGCGACTTGCGGTGACGATTGCTTCTCTGTCGCTGATGACGCTGCTGGCGGTCGTGGCGGCCTTTACCTTGGATTATCCGGTCAAACCTCTTTACGTCGTCATTCTGATCATCGTGTGGCTGGAGACGATCTCCTGCGACATTCACATGCCGCTGATCTCGAAGGAAATGGCGAGCGCGGCAAACATGCTTTTCTTCCTGCGAACGACATCCTGGGTTTTACCCGTGATTGCTCTGGGGCTCGCTTTCCCGACGTTCCGCAACATCGAGACGGTGTTCGTGGGCTGGTCGCTGGGCTACCTTGGTATGTTTGCCGGCCTGTTTTACTTCCTGCGCCACTGGCCGCTCGCGCGCATCGCCAAAGTACCGGTGCGATACGACTGGATCAAGAGCCGCATGCGCCGGTCTTGGATGATCCATATCAGCGAAATCTGTAATGTCGGGCTTGTCTATGCCGACCGCTACATCGTCTCGCTGTTGCTGACCTTGTCTTTAACGGGGGTCTACACTTTCTACTGGTCGCTGGCGAATGCATTGCAGACGTTGATTTCGACCGCCGTGCTGCAAATCGCCATCCCCAAATTGTTCAAGGCCTATAATGACGGCTCCGCAGAGGAATGGCGCCGGATGATGGTCAGGCAATTTGCCAAGACCGCTATTGCCGGTCTGATCCTCGGTGTGGCAATTTTTGTCGCTGGACGTGTCGTGGTAGAGGTCATGAACATGCCCGCGCTCGCCGAGCACGAGGGTGTTTTTGCGTTGCTGCTGCTGACGGCTGCGGTTCGCGCCTGCACCGATCTCATGGGTTTCGGCATGAGCAGCCTTCGGAAAGACGGTCACTACGCGGTCGTCAATCTCTCGAGCGTCATCATCTCGATCGGCATGAGTTTTCTTCTCATCAGCACGCTCGGTTTCATGGGGGCAGGGCTCGCGGCGCTTGTCTCCGCCCTGATAACGGCCAGTGTTTCGGCCTTCATGTTGTGGCGGGCTTCAAGGAATATTTAA
- a CDS encoding ABC transporter ATP-binding protein produces the protein MTSIQLRNLRKSFGAFEVIKGIDMDVRSGEFMVFVGPSGCGKSTLLRLICGLEEITGGELSFDGEIVNRLTPAKRGVAMVFQSYALYPHMTVFENMAFGMKLAGSSKEERRKRVEAAAEMLQLTPYLERLPKQLSGGQRQRVAIGRAIVRDPKVFLFDEPLSNLDAALRVATRLEIAKLHRSMHDTTMIYVTHDQVEAMTLADRICVLRDGRVEQIGTPLELYETPVNTFVAGFIGSPKMNFIGGRFAESHGAHSIGIRPEHIVVSDGAGGWTGEIVHSEMLGSDSYIYVDIGADEPLVVREEGVSHRATGEKIKLSPVPEHIHRFDQAGVALKRAETRGAA, from the coding sequence ATGACCAGCATTCAACTGCGAAATCTACGCAAGTCCTTCGGCGCTTTCGAGGTCATCAAGGGTATCGACATGGATGTCCGCTCCGGCGAATTCATGGTTTTCGTCGGTCCCTCCGGCTGCGGAAAATCAACGCTGCTGCGGCTCATATGCGGCCTGGAGGAAATCACCGGCGGCGAGCTTTCCTTCGACGGAGAGATCGTCAACCGGCTGACGCCTGCCAAGCGTGGTGTCGCCATGGTCTTCCAGTCCTATGCGCTCTATCCGCATATGACCGTTTTCGAGAACATGGCCTTCGGCATGAAGCTTGCCGGTTCCAGCAAGGAGGAGCGGCGCAAACGTGTGGAGGCTGCAGCCGAGATGCTGCAATTGACGCCTTATCTGGAGCGTCTGCCCAAGCAACTCTCGGGCGGTCAGCGCCAGCGTGTGGCGATCGGTCGTGCCATCGTTCGCGATCCGAAGGTCTTCCTCTTCGACGAGCCGCTTTCCAATCTCGATGCGGCCCTTCGTGTCGCGACCCGTCTTGAAATTGCCAAGCTCCACCGTAGCATGCATGACACGACCATGATCTACGTGACCCACGATCAGGTGGAGGCGATGACGCTTGCGGACAGAATTTGCGTGTTGCGGGACGGCCGTGTCGAGCAGATCGGTACGCCGCTCGAACTTTACGAGACGCCGGTCAATACCTTCGTCGCAGGCTTCATCGGCTCGCCAAAGATGAATTTCATCGGTGGTCGTTTCGCCGAAAGCCATGGGGCGCACTCGATCGGCATCCGGCCGGAGCATATTGTCGTTTCGGATGGCGCGGGTGGATGGACTGGCGAGATCGTCCACTCCGAAATGCTCGGCTCTGACAGCTATATTTATGTCGATATCGGTGCGGATGAGCCGCTCGTCGTGCGCGAGGAGGGCGTTTCGCACCGGGCGACGGGAGAGAAGATCAAGCTCTCACCCGTGCCGGAACACATTCACCGTTTCGATCAAGCAGGCGTTGCTCTGAAACGTGCAGAAACACGCGGAGCCGCCTGA
- a CDS encoding carbohydrate ABC transporter permease — MTATTVLKNTAFYALVAIIIMVAVFPFYYAILTSLKSGTALFEINYLPRAFSFGNYADVLANDSFLRNLGNSLMVATCVVALSLLLAVTAAYALARVRFRGRALLLLTILSVSMFPQIAVLAGLFELIRWAGLFNTPLALIFSYMIFTLPFTVWVLTTFMRDLPVEIEEAAIVDGASPWVIITQVFLPLMWPALVTTGLLAFIAAWNEFLFALTFTSSNEQRTVPVAIALLSGSSQFEIPWGTIMAASVIVTVPLVILVLIFQRRIISGLTAGGVKG, encoded by the coding sequence ATGACGGCAACGACGGTTCTGAAAAACACCGCCTTTTATGCGCTCGTCGCCATCATCATTATGGTGGCCGTGTTCCCCTTCTATTACGCCATCCTGACGAGCCTCAAATCCGGTACGGCGCTGTTTGAAATCAACTATCTGCCCAGGGCATTCTCTTTCGGCAACTATGCCGACGTGCTGGCCAATGACAGCTTCCTGCGCAATCTCGGCAACTCGTTGATGGTGGCAACCTGCGTCGTGGCGCTATCCCTGCTTCTTGCGGTCACGGCGGCTTATGCGCTTGCCCGCGTTCGCTTCCGGGGACGCGCTCTACTGCTGCTGACGATCCTTTCGGTATCGATGTTCCCGCAGATCGCAGTGCTGGCGGGTCTCTTCGAATTGATCCGCTGGGCGGGCCTGTTCAACACGCCGCTGGCGCTGATCTTCTCCTACATGATCTTCACGCTGCCCTTTACGGTGTGGGTATTGACGACCTTCATGCGGGATTTGCCGGTGGAAATCGAAGAGGCGGCGATCGTCGATGGTGCCTCGCCATGGGTCATCATCACGCAGGTCTTCCTGCCGCTGATGTGGCCGGCGCTGGTTACGACGGGGCTTCTCGCTTTCATCGCTGCCTGGAACGAGTTTCTGTTCGCGCTCACCTTCACCTCATCGAATGAGCAACGCACGGTTCCGGTGGCAATCGCCCTTCTTTCGGGAAGCTCCCAGTTCGAAATTCCCTGGGGAACGATCATGGCGGCTTCTGTCATCGTCACCGTCCCACTCGTTATCCTCGTTCTGATCTTCCAGCGACGTATCATTTCCGGCCTCACCGCCGGTGGCGTCAAAGGCTAG
- a CDS encoding ABC transporter substrate-binding protein, with product MTNFSKRALFLCGSLLAFAASAQAAEIAMAANSTGKNLNFIRERLAEFEKQSGHKVKLVTMPPSSSEQFSQYRLWLAAGNTDVDVYQTDIVWAPQLADQFVDLTAAAKDVIGEHFPSVVASQTVDGKLVAMPMYTDAPAMFYRKDLLDKYGKQPPKTWKEMAETAKEIQDKERAAGQKDLWGFVFQGSAYEGLTCNALEWVASAGGGHIVETNGDISINNEKAAAALDMAKSWIGTISPQGALAYKEEEARGVWQTGNSVFMRNWPYAYALGNGADSAIKGKFGVAPLPAGAEGEAPASTLGGWNVAVSKYSKSQDAAIELVKFLTSAETQKKRAVELSNMPTIAALYDDKDVAAAQPFMPQWKPIFETAVPRPSAATKVKYNEVSSKFWGAVHNTLSGSGSAAENLELLEVELTDLKGSAW from the coding sequence ATGACGAACTTTTCTAAAAGGGCCTTGTTCCTATGCGGCAGCCTTTTGGCTTTTGCTGCATCCGCGCAGGCAGCAGAGATTGCCATGGCGGCCAATTCCACCGGCAAAAATCTCAACTTCATTCGTGAGCGGCTGGCCGAATTCGAGAAGCAGAGTGGCCATAAGGTGAAGCTCGTGACGATGCCGCCATCATCCAGCGAGCAGTTCAGCCAGTATCGTCTTTGGCTTGCAGCCGGAAACACGGATGTGGACGTCTACCAGACGGATATCGTCTGGGCACCACAGCTTGCCGACCAGTTTGTCGATCTGACGGCGGCGGCCAAGGACGTGATCGGCGAGCATTTCCCGTCCGTGGTCGCGTCGCAGACGGTGGATGGCAAGCTCGTGGCCATGCCGATGTATACCGACGCGCCGGCGATGTTCTATCGAAAGGATTTGCTCGACAAATACGGCAAGCAGCCGCCGAAGACGTGGAAGGAGATGGCCGAGACTGCCAAGGAAATTCAGGACAAGGAGCGTGCAGCTGGCCAGAAGGATCTCTGGGGCTTCGTGTTCCAGGGCAGCGCTTATGAAGGCCTGACCTGCAACGCACTCGAATGGGTGGCGTCCGCTGGCGGTGGGCATATCGTCGAGACCAATGGCGATATCAGCATCAACAACGAAAAGGCCGCTGCCGCTCTCGATATGGCCAAGAGCTGGATCGGCACCATCTCGCCCCAGGGCGCGCTGGCCTATAAGGAGGAGGAGGCCCGCGGCGTCTGGCAGACCGGCAATTCCGTCTTCATGCGCAACTGGCCCTATGCCTATGCTCTCGGCAATGGCGCCGATAGCGCCATCAAGGGCAAGTTCGGCGTCGCGCCGCTGCCAGCGGGCGCGGAGGGTGAGGCGCCTGCCTCGACCTTGGGCGGCTGGAATGTCGCAGTCTCGAAGTACTCGAAGAGCCAGGACGCAGCCATTGAGCTGGTCAAGTTCCTGACCTCTGCTGAAACGCAGAAGAAGCGGGCGGTAGAGCTTTCCAACATGCCGACGATTGCTGCGCTTTATGACGACAAGGATGTCGCGGCCGCGCAACCCTTCATGCCGCAGTGGAAGCCGATCTTCGAGACGGCCGTTCCGCGTCCGTCAGCGGCAACCAAGGTGAAATACAACGAGGTCTCGTCGAAATTCTGGGGTGCCGTCCACAACACCCTCTCCGGCTCCGGCTCGGCTGCCGAAAACCTCGAGCTTCTCGAAGTCGAGCTGACCGATCTCAAGGGCAGTGCCTGGTAA
- a CDS encoding Gfo/Idh/MocA family protein, whose protein sequence is MKLLILGTGGMANTHATHFSQISGVETVAAVDVDEVIVRAFAARHNIPLTFTSLDDALAWGEFDAVANVTPDAIHHPTSLKLLAAGKHVFCEKPLAETYAKASEMADAAEKAGLVAMVNLTYRNVAPLQEARKMVLEGRIGKLRHLEASYLQSWLVSKAWGDWMTESKWLWRLSTKHGSNGVLGDVGIHILDFASYGAGSDVERIFTRLKTFDKYEGNRIDVYDLDANDSFTMTAELANGAMGVIHATRWATGHLNELRLRLHGDKGALEVVHKPEYSTLRGCLGDDIEKAVWRDIEPEPVPTNYEKFAKAVMEGGVADPDFRHAANLQKVLDLSIITDRERREIAV, encoded by the coding sequence ATGAAGCTACTTATTCTCGGTACCGGTGGCATGGCGAACACGCACGCCACCCATTTCTCTCAGATTTCCGGCGTGGAAACGGTTGCGGCCGTCGACGTGGACGAAGTGATCGTCCGTGCCTTTGCCGCGCGCCACAATATACCGCTGACCTTTACCTCGCTGGATGACGCGTTGGCATGGGGCGAATTCGACGCGGTTGCCAACGTCACACCCGACGCGATCCATCACCCAACCAGCCTCAAGCTTCTGGCTGCGGGCAAGCACGTCTTCTGCGAAAAGCCGCTTGCCGAAACCTACGCCAAGGCGTCGGAAATGGCAGATGCCGCCGAAAAAGCCGGTCTGGTCGCCATGGTCAACCTCACCTATCGCAACGTGGCGCCGCTTCAGGAAGCCCGCAAGATGGTACTTGAAGGCCGCATCGGCAAGCTTCGCCACCTGGAGGCATCCTATCTCCAGAGCTGGCTGGTCTCGAAAGCCTGGGGCGACTGGATGACCGAGAGCAAATGGCTCTGGCGTCTGTCGACCAAGCATGGTTCGAACGGCGTGCTGGGCGATGTTGGCATCCACATTCTCGACTTTGCATCCTACGGTGCAGGCAGTGATGTGGAGCGCATCTTCACGCGTCTGAAGACCTTCGATAAATATGAGGGCAACCGCATCGACGTCTATGATCTCGATGCCAATGACAGTTTCACCATGACGGCGGAACTCGCCAATGGTGCCATGGGCGTCATCCACGCTACCCGATGGGCAACCGGCCACCTGAATGAGCTTCGCCTGCGCCTGCATGGCGACAAGGGCGCGCTAGAGGTCGTCCATAAGCCGGAATATTCGACGCTGCGCGGTTGCCTTGGCGATGATATCGAAAAGGCGGTCTGGCGGGATATCGAGCCTGAGCCGGTGCCAACGAATTACGAGAAGTTCGCCAAGGCCGTGATGGAAGGCGGGGTCGCCGACCCTGATTTCCGTCATGCAGCGAACCTTCAGAAGGTGCTCGATCTTTCGATCATCACGGATCGCGAACGGCGCGAAATCGCCGTCTGA